GCGCAGTGCGGTGTAGCGTGCGTCGTAGAGCGCGGGCCGGATGTTGTCGCCCATGCCGCCATCCACTGCCACAAAGGTGCGCACGCCGGCAATGCGTTTGACGGCCACAACCTGGTAGAGGGCCACCACCGCACGCGCGATCAGGGCACGCCCCGGCTCGATCACCAGACGTGGTAGTGGCAGGCCGTGCCGTTGACACTGCGCCATGACTGCCGTCGCCAGCGCCGCGGCGTAGTCATCGATCGTGGGCGCCGGATCACCGCTGCGATAGGGCACGGCCAGCCCACCGCCGGGACTAAGCTCCGCCATCGTCCAGCCGTAGCGCGCGCGCAGCTCGGCGGCAAACTCGGCTAAACGGACGATCGCCGCGCCAAAAGGCGTGAGATCGGCAAGCTGCGAGCCCAGGTGCGCGTGCAACCCCACCAGGCGCAGGCCCGGCGACGCCAGCGCCAGCGCGGCTGCCTCCCAGGCCATGCCGGTGGCGATCGGTAGGCCGAACTTGGAGTCGAGCTGACCGGTCTGGATGTGGGCGTGGGTCTGCACCGCCACCCCCGGATTGAGCCGCAAGAGAATTGGCTGGGGCGTAGCCCGATCGCGCGTCAGCTCATGGAGCAGACGCAGCTCGTCCAGACTGTCCACCACGATGCGTCCGATACCCCAGGCCAGTGCCTGTTCCAGCTCGGCGCGCGGCTTGGCGTTGCCGTGCAGGTGGATCTGCGCGGGATCGAGGTCGGCGCGCCGCGCGACTGCGACCTCGCCCAGCGAGACACAGTCGAGGCCCAGCCCTGCTGCGGCGATCAGGCGCGCCAGCGGCACGTTGAGCAACGCCTTGCCGGCATAGTGCACGCTGCTCGCGCCAGGGTAGACCCGTTGGAGGGCTGCACGGAAGCGCTCGGCGCTCGCTGCCAGCGTCGCCTGATCCAACACGTACAGGGGCGTGCCGTATGCGCGCGCCAGCGTAGTGACCGCGCACCCGCCGATCTCCAGGCCCGCAGGCCCCCACCGCGCGCTGTCCGGCCAGAGCAGAGGGTCAAGAGTTTGCATGGGCACTACGATACCATATACCCGGCGCAAACCGCGCACCCTGCCCCAGGCCACCGGGTGGCACGCGGCACGCCGATTGCTGCCGGACGCGCGACGGAGGAGCGCGGCGGCGATCGTGATCCGCCTTTGGCACGCTGCAGCGTTGCCGACCAGGGTGTAGCATGGCTACGCCAAGCTGATAGCCCTGTCGAGCAGGCGTCAGGGTCATTTCACACGCGTTTCATTCACGCACGACCCAGGGCCGGCTACACTGCGAAACGGCCATCAGTAATGTGGATGACGACGCAGGAGGTTGATATGCATCATCCAAGGACAGGTACGTGGCGGCGGCGCGGCATCACTGCCCTGGCGCTGGGCGTGCTGGCCGCCGGCGTTGTGCCGGCACGTGCCGAACCGTGGTCCGAACGCAGTCTGTTCGCCTCGCCGCGCTTCGAACAGGTCTGGCGCAGCGCCGATCTGGCCGTGCAGCAGGGACAAACCAATCGCTCCTGGACCTGGGGGCCGCAGCCCTGGTTCGACTACATGGAGTTCTACCGGCAGTCGCCCAACGGGCTACGCCAGGTGCAGTACTTCGACAAGGCGCGCATGGAGATCAACAACCCGGCGAACACCAGCGGTCCGCTCGGCGGCGTGACCAACGGCCTGCTGCCGGTGGAGCTGGTCTCCGGTCGCGTCAAACTGGGCGATGGCACCGGCCCCGACCAGAACGAGCAGCGCGAGCCGGCGCAGATCCCGGTTGCCGGAGATCCGCCAACCGTCAATCCCGATGCGCCGACCTACGCCAGCTTCCGCAACGTGGCGACAACCGACAACGGCTATCGCGATCCGAACCGCGTTGGGCAGCGCGCCGGCTGGACCTTCGACAAGAACGGCGCAGTCGGTTTCCGCCAGGACCTGGCCAACCAGCCGGGCACCGAGCTTGTGGTCTATGAAACCGTTACGGGCCACAACGTACCGCGCGTCTTCAACGACTTCCGCAACGCCGGTCCGGTCGCCGCGATCTTCGCCTTCGGCTACCCGATCACCGACCCGTATTGGATCCGCGCACGCGTTGGCGGCGTCGAGAAGGACGTGCTGGTGCAGATCTTCGAGCGGCGCGTGCTCACCTACACGCCGAGCAATCCGGCCAACTTCCAGGTGGAGATGGGCAACGTCGGCCAGCACTACTTCCAATGGCGCTACCCGCACCTCGGCCATCCGTGGTTTGCGGCCGATCCCGGCCTACCGATCTTTTTCGGCTCGAAGCGCAGCACAGCTGAGTTCAACATCTACGCCATGGACCAGTCAGGCAACAACCAGACGGCGCTCTCGCCCGGCGAGAAGGAGTCGCTCCCGTTCTCGGTACTGCGCTCCTGGGACGGTGACGAGGTTCGGCTGATCGGCGATAGCAAGCGCTATAACGATAAGCGCCAGCTGATCAGCATCAAGCCCTACGGCACGGTCAGCACGACCCGCCTGCATACCAGCAACGCCAACGACTACAACGCTTCGGTTTCGCCGGATGGCACCAAGATCGCCTTTGTCTCGGATCGCGACGGCAACCCCGAGCTCTATCTGCTCAACATCGGTAGCACGGCCGAGCCGACACGCCTGACCGACACGATCGGCTGCATCAACCAGTATCCCACCTGGCTGCCGGATGGGTCGGGGCTGGTCTATGAGAGCAACTGCCAGGGCGGCAACTTCGAGATCTATCGCGCCAGCCTCAGCTACGGCCAGGATATGCTCAACGAGCTGACCGTGACGCGCCTGATCTCGCCGGTGCCCAACGAGTCGACGCGCCTGACCAACAACACCACCGATGATCGCTATCCGCGCGTCTCGCCCGATGGTCGCCTGATCGCCTTCACCGCCACGCGCGACGGCAATCCGGAGATCTACACCATGACCATCGACGGCGGCCAGCAGACCCGCCGCACCTCCAGCAACGGCGAGGACCTGGCACCGAGCTGGGCGCCGAACAATCTGCAACTAGTCTTCAGCAGCAACCGCGACGGTGACTTCGAGATCTACAGCATGAACGTCGACGGCAGCAACCAGGTGCAGCTCACCAACAACGGCCAGGCCGATCAGTGGCCGATCTGGGCGCAGTAGCGCTCAGCTCCATCCTCCACACAGGGCGCCCCCGCTCCCGGCCAGGAGCGGGGGTGTCTGCCGCCGGAGATCAACCTTCGCGCATGAGACCTTCGGCGGCCTGCATGAGTCGTTCGCGGCGCGCCGGGGGGACGTTCTTGGAGCGCAGGTACAGCTCCAGGGCGCGCAGGGGCGTCAACCCATCGCGCAGCTCCCCGGCCACCTCGGCGAAGCGGCCACGCGTCACGCGCTCGACCTCAAGCGCGACGGCGGCCACCTGCTGCGCGCCGGCCTCCTCCAGTTGGACGCGCACCACGCCTTCGTCGATGATCGAGCGCTGCTCCGATCGGCAGGTGACGATCACGCGCGCGATGGCGCCCTGTAGATCGTGGCGCGCGATCGCACGGCGGATGCGCTCCTGAGGATCGGGGTGGTCGCGCACATCCACGCGCACGGTGACGAAGGGCCGCGCCGCGAGCTCCACAAAGCGCCAAGCGACGCGGCCCTTCTCGACCTCGGCGATGACAAAGCCTTTGACCTCGTGTTCTTCGCCAAAGTCGATGCGTTCGATGCTGCCGGGATAGACCGCCGGCGGCTGATCGCCGATGACTTGATGGCGATGGATATGGCCCAGGGCGATGTAGTCCACCCCGGGCAGCGCCAACACTGAACGCGGC
This is a stretch of genomic DNA from Kallotenue papyrolyticum. It encodes these proteins:
- a CDS encoding TolB family protein, giving the protein MHHPRTGTWRRRGITALALGVLAAGVVPARAEPWSERSLFASPRFEQVWRSADLAVQQGQTNRSWTWGPQPWFDYMEFYRQSPNGLRQVQYFDKARMEINNPANTSGPLGGVTNGLLPVELVSGRVKLGDGTGPDQNEQREPAQIPVAGDPPTVNPDAPTYASFRNVATTDNGYRDPNRVGQRAGWTFDKNGAVGFRQDLANQPGTELVVYETVTGHNVPRVFNDFRNAGPVAAIFAFGYPITDPYWIRARVGGVEKDVLVQIFERRVLTYTPSNPANFQVEMGNVGQHYFQWRYPHLGHPWFAADPGLPIFFGSKRSTAEFNIYAMDQSGNNQTALSPGEKESLPFSVLRSWDGDEVRLIGDSKRYNDKRQLISIKPYGTVSTTRLHTSNANDYNASVSPDGTKIAFVSDRDGNPELYLLNIGSTAEPTRLTDTIGCINQYPTWLPDGSGLVYESNCQGGNFEIYRASLSYGQDMLNELTVTRLISPVPNESTRLTNNTTDDRYPRVSPDGRLIAFTATRDGNPEIYTMTIDGGQQTRRTSSNGEDLAPSWAPNNLQLVFSSNRDGDFEIYSMNVDGSNQVQLTNNGQADQWPIWAQ
- the lysA gene encoding diaminopimelate decarboxylase; protein product: MQTLDPLLWPDSARWGPAGLEIGGCAVTTLARAYGTPLYVLDQATLAASAERFRAALQRVYPGASSVHYAGKALLNVPLARLIAAAGLGLDCVSLGEVAVARRADLDPAQIHLHGNAKPRAELEQALAWGIGRIVVDSLDELRLLHELTRDRATPQPILLRLNPGVAVQTHAHIQTGQLDSKFGLPIATGMAWEAAALALASPGLRLVGLHAHLGSQLADLTPFGAAIVRLAEFAAELRARYGWTMAELSPGGGLAVPYRSGDPAPTIDDYAAALATAVMAQCQRHGLPLPRLVIEPGRALIARAVVALYQVVAVKRIAGVRTFVAVDGGMGDNIRPALYDARYTALRADQPGGTPARSHAAAGQELVTIVGRYCESGDVLLRDITLPPLEAGALIAVPMAGAYTLSMASTYNLVPRPPLIAVGEGMATVLQRRETYEDLMARDSV